The following is a genomic window from Thalassophryne amazonica chromosome 14, fThaAma1.1, whole genome shotgun sequence.
cttttaagagtttgataatcctctcctttgtttcaattgacatctctcgtgttggagccatgattcatgtcagtccacttggtgcaacagctctccaaggtgtgatcactcctttttagatgcagactaacgagcagatctgatttgatgcaggtgttagttttggggatgaaaatttacagggtgattccataatttattcctcagaattgagtgagtccatatttttttttctctccttggtCTAAAAGTGTAACcggtactgactgccacaatttttttttcctgatttcttatagccagaaagttgccatttgaaatgactttagttttgtgtcatgtctgtgatctgctttttttctacaaaattaaacaactgaatgaacatcctccgaggccggtgattccataatttttgccaggggttgtacattggcAATCAAATGTGCTTGTGTTTAAGGTGATATCACATTGTCTtttactagtccctagaggcaactatttttggtttcaaatctgtgcaaatgcagtcccagaaaattccgaatgtgacaaacaagaaacaggtgttgtaaacaagtcaatgctgctaaaaatacaaacttgtagaaacaaagatactattctgacatggttttgcacataagactgacatagcatgtttcaagtacacagataccggtatatgtcagaaggtgggggggggggcataccatattctgccccccctggttgaaaagctgtgtgtgtggggaggggggggcatgtcccccctatcccccaccaaattgcgcccatggtgcTGCTGTCTGATACGCCGGCAAACATGAACGTCTCATGACAAAAAAACTGGATCTTGGGATGGAGAGGGAGGCGCAGAGTACTGTGAACATGGTCACTGTGGTTATGTTCGTCCCCCTCTGAAAGTATTTAGGCTCATATCCCTTCTTACATCAAGCACATGAAGCCTCCAACtcagtttcttttttttgctgtttttccagGTTTATTAGGTAGTTATCAGGTAAACGCATATTTAGAAGTACCTTagcatacactagtagagttccaccttagatttggaatgtataatagaagatataccttactgaattttcatagatCATAAAGAATCTTAGattttgtgatacaagcaccacatttggcacaGTGGTACTGAataggtaaaaaataaataaataaataaaaaagccatTAGCCACTTCAGTTTTCAAGATggcgtctgaaaaaaaaaaaaaaaaaaaaaaaatatatatatatatatatatatatttacacagtCTTGGTTTATTTCAATGTTGTACCTATTAAATATGGTACTGTGGACTAGGGGGATTGAAATTAACTCCAGGcaattttttttatgcattttagATTGTATATGTTTTTAATAAGTATACGTGTGCTTCAGAAAACATGATAATGTTTTGGGGTGTCAGGGTTTAGCAGTACAAGTCgtacttttgtttttaaagtcATCCATGTCCTTTGGATGGACACTAGTCCTCACTGTGTATCTAACTCTTACCTATGGCTCCAGGTTATTCTTTATAGTTCatttttaatttcacttttgggTTAATAGCTTTTTTCTTGGTCCACACACTTTCCAGTTGTGATGACGCAGTGCTCTCTTGATTTTGAGACGTCGTATGAAGTAGCCTGTATAAACTCGACGTAACACTTCCTACCGGTCTGTTGTCCAGACAGGTTCTACATCTTCCTTCACATTTCTTGATATTTCTTCATGCCTAaaggatccagaggaggtggtgcatgCAGTTAAACTGCTGATGTTGGCCAGCAGAGGGCGATGGAGCAGTAATGGCGTGCTAGCGTGGAAGCTGAGCTCAACCTTTGCTGGCATTTTGCATGAACATCGAAGATTTtaagcatgctgaaaatttttccGGGACCACGATGAACATCAGTGTTAACTGACTGACGTCAACTTAACTCCTGCAGAGTCTGACGGACCTCAGTGTTGGTCAACGCTAAGCAACTTTTCGCTCTCCATCGACAAACACCGGGCTTATCATCGGAGTGTGAAGGAGCCTTTAAGTATAAgtctctccccccccccaaaaaggaaAAAGTGATCATTTGCAGAGGTTTGGCCACATTCTATACTTGGAGCCAAATGTAAAGGTTAAAGGTTAGCTGTGCTCAGCCCTGGAAATGCTGcagacagtctaactgacttaaCACACGTGTGATAAAGTGGAATCTGTGCGCTCAGTGAAAACTGAGTTTGAAAGTTTTTACCACAGATGTATGTAATCGCACGTCCAGAACTGTTAGACTGTCTGCCACAAAACATGTTAAACTTTAGCTCTTGACTTTCATAGGATGTACAAACTCAGCTTTCTGCATGTGCTGGAGTGTCCAGAGACATCTCTCACACctccttaaaataaataaataaaataataagtaCACTATCTTTTGCAGGCCTGGAAAATACGTCCGTCTCCCTGTTGCAGCTACGCCTGGATTATATCAGTGCATCCCACTTCATTTCAACTACATTCCCATTTTTAAGAGCAAAAGTAATGACCCGCTCCCCGTTTCCAGGGTGCTGTAATGTGACTGTGCACCTGCAGCGTTTACGACGAGCGTCATTTTCAGGTTCTGTGAGCGTGACATATTTTCAGCATTATCTCTGAAATGATCTCCAAGCAAAACTCATTAACCTTCAGCCTGTGAGCCTCATATAGTTTGATTTATTGTCAAACTCGGGGAATCCCCAAGTTACAACCACATGTGGCTGCACTTCTGAACTCACTGCAGTTAAATGATACTTCAGCATGAaagtgcaacacatttaaaaccctATAAGAAGACGGGAAGTCGGGCTGAGAAGGCGGCGCCTTCCGTCTCATTGTTTAATGTTTAACTGTCCGTCCCACACACGGGGGAGGAGGACATTTGTGCAAACTGAGTGTTGGCAGCACTTGGAGTGGGACATGCGTGGACTCTCCGTGACTCAGGAACAAGTCAACATGGACCAGGCTTTCCCCACTATACAGATTTTGGACTGAAGACACTCAGGAATAAGAATCTTATAATCTGGATTATCAATGTTTATCATCCCGCTGTGATTTAATTCCTGAGATGAACTCTTTGAAGAAGCAGGGACAGTTTCAGACAGAGAAACCTGTTATCTTGGAGTGCGTCTCACCCCGGGATCTTGGCTCTCACTCGGTCACTAATGACAGCGACTACACCCAGCCGAACTGATAAGCAACGGGAACAAATCAGTACCTGGAAAATCTCAGCTCACCACTTGGTCGCCATGTCCGGGGAAGCAGAGACACCTGAGGAGAAAGACTGGAGTCAACTTGAACCCAACTATCCTCTTAAAATCTTCCTGACAGTCTTGTACAGCCTCATCTTGGTTACGGGTATTGTGGGTAACTCGGTAACCATCAGAGTGACACAGGTGCTGCTGCGTAATGGCTACCTGCAGAAGAATGTGACTGACCACATGGTGAGCCTGGCGTGCTCCGACCTCCTGGTGCTCCTCATCGGCATGCCGGTGGAACTCTACAGTGCCATATGGTTCCCGTTCACATCCGCATCTGGCAACGCTGCTTGTAAGATATACAACTTTCTCTTTGAGGCATGCAGCTACGCTACCATCCTTAACGTAGCTACACTTAGCTTCGAACGCTATGTGGCCATCTGCCACCCGTTTCGCTTCAAAGCCTTTGCTGAAAAACGCACATCTGCCCTCATCACATTTGCTTGGCTCGTGTCCGTGCTTGTGGCGCTGCCATTGCTGACGGCCACAGGAACTGAGGGCCACATTCCACTTCTAGCAAGCACACCTGTCCAGAATCTGACCTTCTGcacaaacctgagagaccactggGTGATGTACAGGGTCAGCATCTTTCTGGCTTTCATCGTCTACATGATAGTGCTGATCTGTGTGGCTTTCATGTGCCGGGCTATGGTCTTGGTCCTGAGGAAATCCTTAGGTTCCGTGGATGGAGGAGTCAGCGGAATTCAAAAAGCAGCCAAACATGAAAATTCAAAGGTCAAGAGTGCCAGGAAGCAAACCATCCTTTTTCTTGGTAGGTACTTGTAACTCCTACACTAttgaagtatatatatatatatatatttcaagtgttctttgtttttttttgtttgttttttttataaaatccttctccataccacttcatcatgaagctgtataactggtgatacaaaactcAAAATTTgccctatgcacaatttctccaatcacagccacagaagtctataggTTCTTCAGGGTTGTCAGATTTATTCCTGAAAACCCAAGCAGCCCTGTTGGGAATCAACTGGAGACGTCTCATGTTTTATGTGGAACACCAGATGATAAAACATTATGGTAACCAGTTCTGGAGGACAAAAAAGCAACATCAAGTGTCAGAGACAGTGGTGGCGCCAAGGGAAGGGGGGGGgacttgggggggcttaagcccccccaataataAGCCAAgctcccccctcagcccccccaataattctgccaataatgtgaatagcgactgacatatttgtggatctcaactgcagttttgcgctgagaatgtctcaatattgtgtaactgatcaaagtgatgaatgtgtgtgttcggtgatccaccaatgctgaatcacccttcacaaacagaattttcagttttgcaagtaaacatttatttattaaaacccacacacaagttacaaatcataaatttgtgtttgtggatcacaaagcacgtgattCTAagggatgtgtgtgtgcattgataccacattttagaggagcatgggtaactaaaacatataccttggtatttataaagcaatttactatatattgttcattttgacgacattttgtggagcccctccaacttttaccccagccccccctcagccctcccaacaaaaatttcctggcgccgccactggtcAGAGAGTCCACCATAAACAGGAGAGGTCTGATCTTTACAATCCATAAATGATAACAGGCCGTCTTCATCATCTCTCCACTATCAGGGTGATTAAACTTCACAACTCAAGTTCAATTGCTGCcttaaaaacacaagtaaatTCAACTTCAAGAAAAGCCGGCTAACATTTTACTTAAACTTTCACTACAATCAATAACACCAGCGCCAGTGTTTACTGATCACAACAATAAAACACAGTCATATCAGTTTTCTCTGAGTTCTAAAGTAGAAAACTGGAAGACATCCAGTGTTTCATTTGCACCAGACAAAACTCCATAAAACCTCCCAAAAAAACCCTTGAAACTCAGCTGAAAACACCAAACATttaatataaatgaaaagaaacaagAAAGGAAATATGTTTTACACTTGTTTGAACATGTACTTCCTAAAAATGAACACATACTTCTACTTTAAACACAGCCTGTTTTGATTAGACACGGCGTATTGACTCAAACACATGAGAGATCTTTTTGTTTCCACACAGCTGATAAGGTTGATCACCATTTGGAAACTGAAGCTTTAGTCAGGCTGACTATGTTCTGCTGGAATTCTGTGGAGATTTGCACAACTGTACTATACTATCATCAGACAATGGATgatttcttcactgagtgaagggagcagctccagcaggtctgtttttaagggttaaatgaacttaataaatggctttcaacTAAAGGTGACAAATAAaaaatagtcgactagtcagatgTTAGCAAGTCATAGTCGACTATTACGACTAGTCGTCCCATCTCTAGTAAAAATGGCCTCTTAAAATGGAAACTTATCAACATCTCGGCTTTGCTGACCCTAAATCAGTAAATATTGGGGTGGCATAGTGATTCTAACATTTACTTTTACTTCTCTTTCATTGCAGACAGGCTGAAACAAAGAtatgtcatgttttgtgtggtcagcttcatttaatttgttaatgacAAACATTACAAAAATGGTGAAA
Proteins encoded in this region:
- the gpr39 gene encoding G-protein coupled receptor 39, giving the protein MTATTPSRTDKQREQISTWKISAHHLVAMSGEAETPEEKDWSQLEPNYPLKIFLTVLYSLILVTGIVGNSVTIRVTQVLLRNGYLQKNVTDHMVSLACSDLLVLLIGMPVELYSAIWFPFTSASGNAACKIYNFLFEACSYATILNVATLSFERYVAICHPFRFKAFAEKRTSALITFAWLVSVLVALPLLTATGTEGHIPLLASTPVQNLTFCTNLRDHWVMYRVSIFLAFIVYMIVLICVAFMCRAMVLVLRKSLGSVDGGVSGIQKAAKHENSKVKSARKQTILFLGLIVASLMVCWLPNQVRRLMMASVSKSKWTAFYFRTYITLHPVADTFFYLSSVLNPFLYNLSSRQFREVFVQVLRCRLTIQHVNKHTVPISQASSARSLRPLLFKSLRRSRWSNSPQEEEKKPPSFSTFQPQSDSGVASNVPESISMTEESDSTFKPKINIPAESEI